One window of Metopolophium dirhodum isolate CAU chromosome 3, ASM1992520v1, whole genome shotgun sequence genomic DNA carries:
- the LOC132940955 gene encoding homeobox protein caupolican-like isoform X2 — protein sequence MVTMSAYSQFGYAYPTPGQQSAMTAESVSPPLAAGGGGGGLSPDVMGAAGCGTCCTAATVGGVTGDRNAGSESAVAVCSCHLAAAASLPPHYASHRSTPATTAVYAPYPSTDQNPYPSIDTSSFYPHLSNPYGLKDSTGSSDMWSSASLQPSTGYYHYDSTLAAYGYSAGYDLAARRKNATRESTATLKSWLNEHKKNPYPTKGEKIMLAIITKMTLTQVSTWFANARRRLKKENKMTWEPKNKTDDDDDDDAGSSDCEDKDKDDMLMGDEKHCNKDVRKDSHGDHMMGQGVMSDGDDDRKPMLQHLYHPDQMHHMKVHHHHVMQDDHHQDCGIPLPPTKPKIWSLADTAASKTPPPGHQWPNVISPSLASPGFTMPNTSSLSPSGSSYSRYGANGFYGSGYNGGNSNSSSSSAQQMAGYPDVQTDTPPQTPPNMKLPLSASSGQQQQQQFGGHQGTYNGYHHQQQQQQQHQQQQQHNNYHHRQHVPPLQQQQQHDVVRSAQEVLQQQQQQQQQYHQQHVALSQHNNNNNSNTNNNNHQMAVVANDASTAFKPFYKTPSQQPHQQPHQQQHQQQQHRQMNGYVSPV from the exons AGCGCGATGACGGCAGAGTCGGTATCACCGCCGTTGGCCGCCGGTGGCGGAGGCGGCGGCTTATCGCCCGACGTTATGGGCGCCGCCGGGTGCGGCACGTGCTGTACCGCCGCCACTGTCGGCGGCGTGACGGGCGACCGCAACGCCGGTTCCGAGTCCGCTGTGGCCGTGTGCTCGTGCCACCTGGCCGCGGCCGCGTCGCTGCCACCGCACTACGCCAGCCACCGTAGCACACCGGCCACAACGGCCGTGTACGCGCCGTACCCGTCCACCGACCAGAACCCGTATCCGAGCATCGACACGTCATCATTTTACCCGCACTTG AGCAACCCGTACGGACTGAAAGACTCGACGGGCTCGTCGGACATGTGGTCCAGCGCCAGTCTGCAACCGTCCACCGGCTACTATCATTACGACTCCACTCTGGCCGCTTACGG GTACAGCGCGGGATACGACTTGGCGGCCAGGCGGAAGAACGCCACCCGGGAGTCGACGGCCACGCTCAAGTCGTGGCTCAACGAGCATAAGAAGAACCCGTACCCGACCAAGGGCGAGAAGATCATGCTGGCCATCATCACCAAGATGACGCTCACGCAGGTCAGCACGTGGTTCGCCAACGCCCGGAGGCGGCTGAAGAAGGAGAACAAGATGACGTGGGAGCCCAAGAACAagacggacgacgacgacgacgacgacgccggGTCGTCCGACTGCGAGGACAAGGACAAGGACGACATGCTGATGGGCGACGAGAAACACTGCAACAAGGACGTCAGAAAAG ATAGTCACGGGGATCACATGATGGGCCAAGGCGTCATGTCGGACGGCGACGACGATCGCAAGCCGATGCTCCAACACCTGTACCACCCCGATCAGATGCACCACATGAAGGTGCACCACCATCACGTCATGCAGGACGATCACCATCAGGACTGCGGTATACCGTTGCCGCCCACCAAGCCGAAAATATGGTCACTGGCCGACACCGCCGCGTCCAAGACTCCGCCGCCCGGACACCAGTGGCCGAACGTCATCAGTCCGAGCCTGGCTTCGCCCGGTTTCACCATGCCCAACACCTCGTCGCTGTCGCCGTCTGGGTCGTCTTACTCCAG GTACGGCGCCAACGGGTTTTACGGCAGTGGTTACAATGGCGGCAACAGtaattcgtcgtcgtcgtcggcccAGCAAATGGCCGGATATCCGGACGTGCAGACCGACACGCCACCGCAGACCCCGCCCAACATGAAGTTACCGCTGTCCGCCTCTTCCGGtcaacagcaacaacagcagTTTGGCGGCCATCAGGGCACTTACAACGGGTACCATCaccagcagcaacagcaacagcagcaccAGCAACAACAGCAGCACAACAACTATCACCACCGGCAACACGTTCCGCCGCTCCAGCAACAACAGCAGCACGATGTGGTCAGGTCGGCCCAAGAAgtactgcagcagcagcagcagcaacagcagcaatATCATCAACAGCACGTCGCGCTCAGCCaacacaacaacaataacaactcAAACACAAACAACAACAACCATCAGATGGCGGTTGTGGCCAACGACGCGAGTACGGCGTTCAAACCGTTTTACAAGAC GCCTTCGCAACAACCGCATCAACAGCCGCATCAGCAACAGCACCAGCAACAGCAGCACAGACAGATGAACGGTTACGTGTCGCCCGTGTAA